A segment of the Manis javanica isolate MJ-LG chromosome 10, MJ_LKY, whole genome shotgun sequence genome:
AggcctcattttctttcttgaattctCTAGGGAGTTTTCAAAACTCATTCAGCCACAGATTGTCTTTAACTTGTCCTTCCACTGAGGTTCCCTTTTCCAGCTGTCTACCCTTAGCCCAAAGAACCAGGATTTCTGCACTTCTGATATCAAATAAAAAGGGGTTAGGAAAGAGGAAGAATGTATTTCTAGGCTATGGGTTGGAGAGCAGGGCTTTCTTTGATAAAATGCTGTTTTGTACACGCACAGGTAATTGTTCACACTGTGGGGATTCAGTTTCATTGACAGACCTGGGAGCCTTGTACTACACTTGAATGTACTCTTCTTCCCAGAATGGTTTTGGGTCCTTTGGGGTACAAATGGAAGGGTGTTTTGCAAGCTATCTGTACATCCAAGGAACATCCAACCATTGATGTACCTTCTCCTGTGTTAGAACTGGGGATGAAGTGCATATTTAGGGGAAGAGGTTGTCTCCTAGGAGAGAAGATGAGACAAAGGTTTTGAGAAACTTCAATCCAGAAAGATGATGTCCCTTGTGCTGACAGAGTGCGTTTAGCTCTGCAGGAGGCTTCTGGTCTTCCTGCTCTAGATTTATCCTCTTGACCTACACTATCCAGTATGGTTAGCCACTAGTTATATCTGGCTATTTGTAAGTAATTAGAatcaaataaactgaaaaatcattttctcagCCACATTTACAATGCTCAGTAGCCACCTGCACTGGGGGAAACGTGgatatttccatcatcacagaaaattcaGATGCACCGTACTGCTCTAGATGCCCACTGTGAGAAGGCTGGTAATATTCTCGAGGCTAACCTTTCCTTGTCTCTTGGCAGCTGACCAAGAATGGGACAGTGGAGTCAGTGGAGGCTGATGGCCTGACACTGGATGATGTTTCAGATGAAGATATTGATGTAGAAAACGTGGAGGTGGACGATTACTTCTTCCTGCAGCCTCTGCCCACCAAACGGCGACGGGCCCTGTTGAGGGCTTCTGGGGTCCACCGCATTGATGCTGAAGAGAAGCAAGAACTTCGAGCCATCCGCCTGTCACGGGAAGAGTGTGGTTGTGACTGTCGGCTGTACTGTGACCCAGAAGCATGTGCCTGTAGCCAGGCTGGGATTAAATGCCAGGTCAGTACAAGCTGGCCTGAGATGGTGTATCTACACTAGTCAGGGGGATGTGATGTGGGATGCCAGTGAGCATGGGAGGCTGCCTACCATGAGTGGAATCCCCATGACTGAACACTCCCCAGCTCCACAACCCTCTTccactaagaaagaaaataagcatgACAGGATTCTTAGGCTGTAAAACAGCAATTATCTTTTCTGTGTTTCTCACCTCAGAGATGATGAGCAGCAGCTGTCAGCAAATTGAAGGCACAGGGGTTAGTAAGTTTAACATTTAATAGCTGACCCTTAAATACAGACTGATTCCTTGAGATAAAAGCAGAGAAATGAGGTAGGCCTTTGGATTTTATCTTGCAAACACTTAACAGTACCTCTATTCCGGTTttataaaaaatcaaaagaattgtCAAATCCTATAATTCGGGATCAGATTTGGCCTGGCAGAGCTTATAGTGTTCTAGAAGATAAAGCATCACCCTCTAGCTGGCCTTCTGACAAGGGACAGTTTGAAGGACACATCTCAGTTGAAAACAGCAATACCATCCCAGAGAAGTCAGTTTATCTGGACCTTATATATGGAAGATATGAGTGCTGAGTCCTTGGGGTTGAATTTACCCTAACcaaacttttcttatttttaggtaGGTACTAGCTGTAGGAGATCTGGCCAAATAGTGCTTTCCAGATTGAAGTTCCATAGTGAATCAGTCTTGTTATACATAGACCTGAGAATAGTTCTAAGAATTGGACTATTCCTAAGAGCCAGATGGAGAGTTCTAAAAGTTTATATCATAGGAAGATAATGtctatttctatgtatttatttgctcacccacatttaaatttttaattgtatttttggcATGTGGGTTGTTTTGGGGGATCCAAAAGGGAGGTAAGGAGGTAGGTAGAAAGCATCTCCTTTACAGATCTCCCTGGTCTGTTAATTACGTTGGTATCTGCTTCATAACTAAACTGGTCAACTATCAGGGGAAGATGAAGGAGGTAGTGAAAAGCTGGCCATTACTTGGTTTGCACCTTCATTTCGGCACCTTAGCAAACTAAGGCACTTTTGCTTCGTTTTCCCGGAATGTATTGTCTCAGACTAGCTATATCGTCTACTCCTTTTCTCATGCCTGTCATTGTAGAAGGCCACAGGCTTTGTTTTCTCAATCAGCCAGGTAAGTTCTAGAAGTCTCTGAGGCACATAAATTTTCTCTCTGAGCAAACTGTTATCAGAAACATGTCTGGACTTTTTACTGGAAAAGGCCCTTTGACATAATCTGGGTCTACATTTTGtttagaagaggaaacagagctCCAGAGAGGTAAATGACTTCCTTGAGGTCACACTACTAATTAGCCACTCTGCTGGAATGAAAATGCAAGCCGTCTGATGACTACCATCTAGTTCTCTGTTAGCTAGTGCTGCGTtacattttcatttggttttctcTCTTGGGAGAAGACCTCAAATCCCAACTACCCATGCTTGCCAGCTAAGGTCTACCTCGAGTGTTAGATCTATTGGTCTCATCTTGCCTCAACCTGCTTGTCCCCTCCTCAGGTGGATCGCATGTCCTTTCCATGCGGCTGCTCCCGGGATGGCTGTGGGAACATGGCTGGACGCATTGAATTTAATCCAATTCGGGTCCGGACTCATTACCTCCACACCATCATGAAACTGGAGCTGGAGAGCAAGCGGCAAGTGAGCCGCCCACCAGCCCCAGATGAGGAGCCCTCGCTCACTGCCAGTTGCAGCCTGCCAGGAGCCCAGGGCTCTGAGACACAGGACTTCCAGGAGTTCATTGCTgagaatgagacagcagtgaTGCACCTGCAGAGTGCAGAGGAGCTGGAGCGGCTCAAGGCGGAGGAAGACTCCAGTGGCTCCAGCGCCAGCCTGGACTCCAGCATAGAGAGCCTGGGTGTGTGCATCCTGGAGGAGCCGCTGGCTGTTCCTGAAGAGCTGTGCCCAGGCCTTACAGCACCCATTCTCATCCAGGCCCAGCTGCCCCCAGGCTCCTCCGTGCTCTGTTTTGCCGAGAACTCGGACCACCCAACTGCCTCAGCAGTGAACAGCCCATCCTACTTGAACAGTGGGCCCCTGGTCTATTATCAGGTGGAGCAGAGACCAGTCGTTGGGGTGAAAGGAGAGCCTAGCACAGAAGAaggcccacccaccttccccaaggAGAAGGAGCTGAAtgtcttctctctccctgttACCTCACTGGTGGCTTGCAGCCCCGCAGACCCAGCTGCCCTCTGTAAATCAGAGGTGGGGAAAACAGCCACTCTAGAAGCGCTAGTGCCCGAAGACTATAACCCTGAGGAGCCTGCGAATGAAAACTTACGCCCCTCTTGGTCCCCCTCGAACCTCCCCTTCCGCACGGACAATGAAGAGGGCTGTGGGGTGGAAGAGACTTCACAGCAGAGCGAGGACCGGCCCCCTGAAGAGTCTCCCCTGGAGCTCCCGCTGGCAGTGTGACACAGGGTTGGAGATTCTGCCTCTTACCCACTCTCTATTTATTCCCTTATTTTATCTAATGCCATTTCAAAACAGAACTGTAGAAGCAGCTGCTACTCCCTTGTTATTTTATTGGGGTCTTTGGGGAATGGGTGGGAAAGGATTGTTTGTACAAGTATTTTCTAAAGGGTAAACAGAACCAAGGAGACCAGCCCCAGCTAGATCTGGGAATAGTTTTGGGGCAAAGGAGGCTGCATAGTGCTGAATACTGAGCTTTTTGGGCCATTGGAACAAAGAACTAGGAACTCACAGGAGAAACTGGGTAATTCAAGCAGCTTTCTTTATGTAGGGACCAGAACACAATAATTTGAATAACATGGCGAAGCCACTTCTCCTGTCCTGAGCTCCAGGTGGGATACAAGCTCATTTTTCTCAAGTGGTTACTCGGATAGCCCACTTTGGTGTATCATAATACAGCAGGACGTGTCACCTGGTTAAATCTAGAGAGGAGGGGGTAGAAGGGTCTCTGCTTCCGTATAACACCTCCAGGATTTACAAAAATTTAACCTTTCTTCCCTGGCCCCCTATTTGGTAAATAAGTTGATATTTGACGTGTTTGCTGTTCTCTGACCTGTTCCCCACACTGGGGATTCCTGGTCTGTAACTTGAATTCTTTCACATGTTCTTAGGTACTAGAGTTTAACATGTCtgtctttttcccctcctttttcctttgaagaaaagCAAATTGGGGATTTGGTGTAAAGAGCCTGCTGCGTCTTCTGTGTGTGTCCAGCATTAGCTCTGTCAATCAGCTTTTCACCCaggttttcttttccccattttggAAGATTTGAGCTTTATAAAGGAATGTAGGATGTGGCAACCTAAAGTCACTAACTGGtttatgttctttttctgtgGCTTCCCTCGTGATCCTTCTTGGATATACAGGTTAGAGAGTTCTTATACTATTCCATTTCATCCCCACGAACTGCAAATGCTCATCTTGCATCTTGATACATAAAAATCGGAAGCCACACCAATTCTTAAGTGCTACATACAACTCCTGGGTTCCAAAGAATTTGAGTTCTGATTATAACCTTTGAGGTCTATAGAGTGGGATTCAAATTCAGTTCTTACCTCTTAACGGGGGATATGGTTCCTGTTCCTCAAATGTCCAGCTTATGTTCCAGGATGTGCTCCTCTGAACAC
Coding sequences within it:
- the CSRNP2 gene encoding cysteine/serine-rich nuclear protein 2 isoform X1, with product MDAFTGSGLKRKFDDVDVGSSVPNSDDEISSSDSADSCDSLNPPTTASFAPTSILKRQKQLRRKNVRFDQVTVYYFARRQGFTSVPSQGGSSLGMAQRHNSVRSYTLCEFAQEQEVNHREILREHLKEEKLHAKKMKLTKNGTVESVEADGLTLDDVSDEDIDVENVEVDDYFFLQPLPTKRRRALLRASGVHRIDAEEKQELRAIRLSREECGCDCRLYCDPEACACSQAGIKCQVDRMSFPCGCSRDGCGNMAGRIEFNPIRVRTHYLHTIMKLELESKRQVSRPPAPDEEPSLTASCSLPGAQGSETQDFQEFIAENETAVMHLQSAEELERLKAEEDSSGSSASLDSSIESLGVCILEEPLAVPEELCPGLTAPILIQAQLPPGSSVLCFAENSDHPTASAVNSPSYLNSGPLVYYQVEQRPVVGVKGEPSTEEGPPTFPKEKELNVFSLPVTSLVACSPADPAALCKSEVGKTATLEALVPEDYNPEEPANENLRPSWSPSNLPFRTDNEEGCGVEETSQQSEDRPPEESPLELPLAV
- the CSRNP2 gene encoding cysteine/serine-rich nuclear protein 2 isoform X2, translating into MDAFTGSGLKRKFDDVDVGSSVPNSDDEISSSDSADSCDSLNPPTTASFAPTSILKRQKQLRRKNVRFDQLTKNGTVESVEADGLTLDDVSDEDIDVENVEVDDYFFLQPLPTKRRRALLRASGVHRIDAEEKQELRAIRLSREECGCDCRLYCDPEACACSQAGIKCQVDRMSFPCGCSRDGCGNMAGRIEFNPIRVRTHYLHTIMKLELESKRQVSRPPAPDEEPSLTASCSLPGAQGSETQDFQEFIAENETAVMHLQSAEELERLKAEEDSSGSSASLDSSIESLGVCILEEPLAVPEELCPGLTAPILIQAQLPPGSSVLCFAENSDHPTASAVNSPSYLNSGPLVYYQVEQRPVVGVKGEPSTEEGPPTFPKEKELNVFSLPVTSLVACSPADPAALCKSEVGKTATLEALVPEDYNPEEPANENLRPSWSPSNLPFRTDNEEGCGVEETSQQSEDRPPEESPLELPLAV